AGTCGGTACTGGTCTTGATGGGATAGTTGTAGGCGTAAGTGTTATCGACGAAGGGAACGTAGCTGACGCCGAATCCGGCTCGGAGGACTGTGGAATCGGTGGCGCGAAAGGAAGCACCAAGCCGGGGCGCAAAGTTGGTGTAGTCGGTCTTCATCCCGATATTCGAGGGATTTCCAGCTACGCCGGCGATAGTCAACTGATTGGTTGCCGGGCTGTAGCTGGAAAATCCTCCCGCTTTGCGCGGCGTTGCGGGTGGGTATAGTTCATAGCGCAAACCGACGTCGACAGTTAGTTTCGAGGTAGCCTGCCACTTGTCGGCGACAAAAAAGAAGAGCCAGGTCTGGCGGTAGGCGGGGAAGGTACTGTTAGTGTCCTGCCCTACCTGATACGGGGTGTCAAAGAGGATGCTGGCGATAGCGTTAGCCTGACCAGTAGTTGCGTTATTGAACTTCGTAGCACCGGGAGTGGAGGTTTGATTTTCACTGAAGTAGAAGGTTCCGGCAGCCGCGTTGATGTTTCCCTGAAGGAGATCGTCACGGATGCGGCGGATGTCGGCGCCTGCTTTGAGCGCATGGTTGCCGAGGATCTTGGTCCAGTTGTTGGCAAAGTCGATGTTCGACTCGGCGCGGAGCCACGGGAGTGATTGGGAGTAACCGATGAGCGGATTGGTGGTGCCGTTTTCTCCATTGCCGGCGAAGTTGCTTACCTGGAAGGCGACCTGGCCGCTATCGATCGAACTGAGATTGGTGCCGGGGATGCCGAGCTTCTTGGCGTCGTCCTGACCAAAGTCTGACTGCTGCGCCGAGTTGCGCAGGTGGGCTACACCGACGCGAACTTCAGTGAACAAGGTTGGCGAAAAGACGTGATCGTAGTTGCCGCCGGTGCTGTAAGCGGTTGCCGTTCCAGTCGCTTCGAAGCCTCCGCCTGCCGGGCCGCCGAGAAAGGATCCGAACAGAGGCGCCTGGAAGGTGGTGATTTTTTGATGGCTGAATCGACCGCTCAAATGATCTTTCTGGGAGATCGTCCAGTCTGACTTGATGTCGTAGCTGATGGCATCTTTGCTGAAGGGGGAGTTTTGGGAAAAGTTGTTGGTCTTCGCACCGGCAATATAAGCAGCGGAAGCGAGATTGGTCTTGGGATCTCTCGCGAGGGCGTCGAGGGATTGGAGAACAGTCAAACCAATGTTGCTGTCGTTGGCCGGGGTCGACAGGCGGCTGAGAGGAATGAGGTTGCCTGCAAACGGCGTGCGCCCCTTGCCGCAGTTAGCGGGAGTTGGGCCGCCGTTGCAATCTGCAGTGTCTCCGGTCTTCGGATCGTAGACCTGGCCAGCGTATTTGCTGAGATCGAGGTTACTGCCAACGACGTTGTAGAAGGGAATGTTTGTGTTGACTGTGGAAGACTCATGATCCGAGGTGCGGAGGAAATCGCCGAAGAAAAAGAGTTTGTCTTTGAGGATCGGGCCTCCGATGGAAGCGCCCGTGTAGTTGTAGACGAGGCGTCCGTTGGGACCGCTGGAGAAGTAGTTGCGAGCATTGACGCCGTTGTTTTCCATGTTCTGGAAGACAGATCCATGGAACTGATTTGTACCTGACTTGAGGGTGACGTTGACGACGCCGCCGACGGCACGGCCAAACTCCGCCTCGAAGTTATTGGTGGTGATGTCGACGTTCTGGATCGCGGCGGCGGGGGGGACGAGGATGATGTGGATTCCGGTGCGCTGGTCATCGTCGATACCCTCAATTTGATAGAGGTTGACGTAGGAGGACTGACCGTTGGCATTCACAGACAGATCGTTGTTGGCGTTGAAGAACTGTGAGTTGTTGAAGACGACGGGGGCCATGCCGGGAACGGTGTTAAGCAAGGATTGAAAGCTGTTGCCGCTGCTGAGGGGGAGATTGGAGATCTGATGCGCCTCGAGGGTGGTGGAGATATCGGCGCGGTCTGTTTGCAGCAGCGCGGGAGCGGTGGACACGGTGATCGTCTCGGACGCGCTGCCTGTGACGAGAGCGAAATCGACACGCGTTGAGGTGTTGGTGAGAAGATCGATGCCCTCATGGGTATCTTTCTTGAATCCGTTGGCTTCGACCGTGATGGTATAGGTCCCTGGCGGAAGGTTGGGCAGGGTGAAGTTGCCGCTTTCGTTGGTCACGGTCTCGTGAGTTGTTTGGGTAGCGGTTTCAATGACGATGACTCTCGCTGCAGAGACTGCGGCTCCGGTTGGATCATTGATCGTGCCAAGGAGTGTGCCGCTGACCGCCTGTCCAAAGAGAACGGGTGACAGAGCGAGTATCAATATCGGGAGAATGAGAAGACTTAATTTCTTGATCGCGATCACGTGAAACCTCCGAAGGTGTGACAACTTTTCAGGCCCGTACGGTTTATTGTTTGAAGAGCGAACGAACCCTACCAGTGGCGATATGACACAGTCAAGAAAATAAACGGACGGCTTTCTCTGGAGCAGTTTAGGCGCGGGAGTTGAGGAGAAAAAGCGGGTTGTTGAAGAGGCGTGGGCGCCTTATCGTTTGGGCCGGTGAAGAGTCCAGCACTGATCGGGAGGGCTGATCAGGAAAGCGATGAAGCAGAGGGCAAGGACGGAGTTTTCGAGAGAGGCGCCGAAGAACAGCCAGAAGGGGGAGTTGGGGCCGGGATAGTTCGAAGAGAAGAGGAAGAGCAGCACCATGGTCAGACCGCCCAGGCTTGCCCAGCGGACCAGAACTCCTGTGAGCAAGCTCAGTGCAATCAACAGTTCGGAGATGGCGACGACGGCGCCAAAGAAGACGGCGTGCGGAAGGATGATGTTTTTGAGCAAGGGGCGGATGAAGGCGTAGGAACCCTCTTTGAGGAATCCTGCGATGTCCTGGGCCATTCCTCCCCAGATGAACTTGGTGCTGGCCAGTTTGTACTCGGACAAGATGAGGAAGAGAAGGCCGATGGAGATGCGCAGGAAGGCAAGCGCTTTGGATTGTTGATCTACAGCGCTCATCTCTTCTTTTGCGTCTTCTTTTGCTGGGCGATGTGAGCGGCGCGGACGTCGGAGGCGGTGAAGACGGAGAGGAAGGGGACGCCGGGGATGGTGGCTTCGATGTTGGCGCGGCCTCCTTGTTCGCGGTCTACCAGGCAGAGGACTCCAGCAACGTTCATGCCGGCTTCGCGGGTGGCTTCGATGGCGGTGATTGTGGAGCCGCCGGTGGTGCAGACGTCGTCGACGATGACGACGTGGGCGCCGAGTTTGAGGAAGCCTTCGGTGCGGCGGCCGGTGCCGTGAGTCTTTTCTGCTTTGCGGACGAGGAAGCCGTGGAGGAGGGTGGGTGCGGGGCCTTCGTCGCTGCGTTCGTCGGGGTCGAG
The nucleotide sequence above comes from Tunturibacter empetritectus. Encoded proteins:
- a CDS encoding carboxypeptidase regulatory-like domain-containing protein translates to MIAIKKLSLLILPILILALSPVLFGQAVSGTLLGTINDPTGAAVSAARVIVIETATQTTHETVTNESGNFTLPNLPPGTYTITVEANGFKKDTHEGIDLLTNTSTRVDFALVTGSASETITVSTAPALLQTDRADISTTLEAHQISNLPLSSGNSFQSLLNTVPGMAPVVFNNSQFFNANNDLSVNANGQSSYVNLYQIEGIDDDQRTGIHIILVPPAAAIQNVDITTNNFEAEFGRAVGGVVNVTLKSGTNQFHGSVFQNMENNGVNARNYFSSGPNGRLVYNYTGASIGGPILKDKLFFFGDFLRTSDHESSTVNTNIPFYNVVGSNLDLSKYAGQVYDPKTGDTADCNGGPTPANCGKGRTPFAGNLIPLSRLSTPANDSNIGLTVLQSLDALARDPKTNLASAAYIAGAKTNNFSQNSPFSKDAISYDIKSDWTISQKDHLSGRFSHQKITTFQAPLFGSFLGGPAGGGFEATGTATAYSTGGNYDHVFSPTLFTEVRVGVAHLRNSAQQSDFGQDDAKKLGIPGTNLSSIDSGQVAFQVSNFAGNGENGTTNPLIGYSQSLPWLRAESNIDFANNWTKILGNHALKAGADIRRIRDDLLQGNINAAAGTFYFSENQTSTPGATKFNNATTGQANAIASILFDTPYQVGQDTNSTFPAYRQTWLFFFVADKWQATSKLTVDVGLRYELYPPATPRKAGGFSSYSPATNQLTIAGVAGNPSNIGMKTDYTNFAPRLGASFRATDSTVLRAGFGVSYVPFVDNTYAYNYPIKTSTDYTNIPTYGAAVLGSTNPAAVNFVSGIPPTPPVPVDANGKITATGNTFLNSLGNLYIPLNFKNAYVSSWNAAIQQALPHDSSLQIAYVANHGTRIDSSQNINVPSVYGESAAFDPLNIAFGKTASVTQFFLGYSSNYQSLQVQFTRRFTHGIAYSSAFTWGKAQNYVTTPQDGALLFYSGDRRRNYALADFDRRLNFSQTLTWELPAGRNHKYFNSGIGSYVLGGWKTSVILSAVSGLPFTLTTTSATPGTTQTVDQVAPFHVLHHHSNPSGTTQWFDPTSFSISRLTGCVSPGPCVVGNTQRNQFRGPGYFSDNLSLFKSFPIFRESSLEARFDAFNLTNTPAFGLPGTTYGSSSFGVITGTLGSGVGNVNGVGGPRVLQAAVKISF
- a CDS encoding orotate phosphoribosyltransferase gives rise to the protein MPTDNRTTLLNLIATHSFKLGDFTLASGQKSDYYIDCRITTLHAEGGRLSGLVLYDLISEHLPQAEAVGGLTMGADPLVSNTASASAWALADHNEIAELSDALELDPDERSDEGPAPTLLHGFLVRKAEKTHGTGRRTEGFLKLGAHVVIVDDVCTTGGSTITAIEATREAGMNVAGVLCLVDREQGGRANIEATIPGVPFLSVFTASDVRAAHIAQQKKTQKKR